The genomic DNA gctggggggatgCCAACACCTGATGCTCCAGACGGGGTGTCCCCCCGGGGCAAGGCGCTCCCCTCCGCCCGCAGGCAGCCCGGGGCGGCCGCCGCTTTCAAAGTTTGTTTCTGGAGCGTGTTGTGGTTCGCAGGTGAAAAAGCCTGTCTGCAAACAGCCGCCGGCGAGCTGCCCCGGCGGGGAGAGGAGGCGCGGCTTTGTCAGCGCCGTACAAAACCCCCGAATTCCTCCAAACTTTCTTAGGCGTGCGAGGGAGGcggaaaaaaatatatattgggGCCTTTTCATTGCTTGCTTTACCTCTGGCCAGGCTCAGTCTAAACCCTTcgctcccccctctcccccggATAATCCTCCCCTTTATTTtagaaacacacaaaaccaggTTCCACGCAGCGCTATAGTGGCTACAAGTGAAAGAGAATTGAGCGCCCTGAATCGCTGGGGGAAAATTGGTTCGGCTGAATAGCCCCAGCGAGGGACAGGGCGGCTAATCAGGGCCAGGGGGGTGCTGCCGGGCCCCCCCAAACAGGTGGACGCGGGACTCTCTCAATTACCGCGTCCTCGCATCTGAGGTTTCTGCAAATCCTTCCCTCCCGCATCACGACGTTTTAAttaaagagaggaaggaaagaaacccCGGCATCCAGGCGCTATAATGTATCGTCGCCTatttgggggggaggagggaggaaaaggaaaggtggGGGGCACGACAAGGGCTAGAAGGACAAGGGAGAGCCGCCCGGGTGCCCCGCCGGGGCAGCGGGCACCTTTCGGGGGTGACAATTTGCAGAACTCCCGTTCGCTGAacactggtctttttttttttcttttttttttctttttttttttttttttttttttaaagcagcgAAATCCAGTCCTGGACTCAACTCCCTCCACATTTATTTAAGGCTAATCACCAGCTACCCTGTGAGGGGAGAGGGGTGGAATTAAACTTAGTTTAATTAACATTAATACACTGTCCTAATTAATGGGTTGGCTATTAATTTATACATGCTGGGGAGGCTCGCAGATAAGTGACAATTTATTAATTATCTTCCAGCTCGGTTGCAACGGAGCTGATTGCAGATGGGTTGCCAAAATAACTCGAGCATGGTTGCGTGGTAgttgctttagaaaaaaaaatcattctcccccttctttaaaaaaaaaaaaaaaggaagaagaagaagaagaaaaaaaaatcctcacgCTCACTCGGAGTGGCTCTTCTAACCCCAGTAAGAACTGGAGCACTCTTTTCCACCCAACTTGTGAATCGCACTTGCCTTCTAATTTGCCACATGCAAAACGATTCCTCTGCTTTGCAAGTTGCTTTTtaagaagggagagagagaggaaaaaacccagctcGCACACGAGCGATTTGTGCGTCTTAAACTGGAAGGAAATTGTGCGTGGAGAGGGGGGGCTCGTCTTCCTCTCTCTGCCCCAACCCACCGTGCTCCAGCCCGGCGCCTCGGCTCGGGGAAGATCCATGGTGGCATCCCCATGTCATTCTGCTCAAAGTGACTTCATGTGATGTCAGCTTTAAATGTACGAGACCGTGATCTGACGCTCAGGAAGATGTTTGCTATCAAAATGTGACTGTGGCCACACTGCGCTGCTTGGATGAGTCTCGCCGGCGCTGGGCAAAGGTAAGTGGTCCCAAGGCGAGTCCCGCCGCCCCTCGCCGTGCCCCCCGCCCCTGCTCCTGCATTTCCCGGACCGTGGCCATcggtggggctgggctgggtggcattgggctggaggaggcttttccttttctttcctttttttttttttttttaatactaacaAGGTCTAGCTTGCATGTTACTTTAGCGTGTTCCGCTTAATGAGCAGTAATCTGGTACCCTACGTGCCATTGTTCTTGGATATGTTCATTTGAATGTAAATAGGGAGGGGGTGCCggtggggggtggggtggggggagaacAAGGTGCTTATTAAATTGATTTGTCTCCTGGCTTTTCTGGAATGCAGAGCCGAGAGCGGGAGCGAGTCGCTGCTCACACCAAGTTCCCGCACGGCGGAGCGACATGGCGAGCCCGGGGTCGCTGGAGACGGTCATGCCTTCCTCCTGCCCCCGGCACGACGGCAGGGCCGCCGCCGCTAACCCCTCCAAGACCCTGGCCTTCTCCATCGAGCGGATCATGGCCAAGACGTCGGAGCCCAAGCCAGCCTTCGAGCAGCGGCACAGCGGGCCGGGGCCGGAGCCGGGCAAGAAGCCGCTGAGTCTGTGCTCGCCCCTGCCCTGTGTGATCCCTATCCCGCCGCTGGGCTACGAGCTGCCCTCCAAGACTCTCAACTACTCGGAGCTGTGGAAGAGCAGCctgcggggcggcgcggggctcTGCAAAGCCAACTGCGGCGTCTGCTGCAAGGCAGAGCTCGCCCTGGGCCAGCCCAGCGGCCGGCTCATCAAGCCGCAGGTCATCCACCAGGCAGGGGCCGTGCCGGCCGCCCCCCGCTCCCTCTACTACTTCAACTACCTGGACGCCGCGTACCACCCGGCCGACCTCCTGCACGGACAGCTCTTCCCCGCCGGCCTGCTGGGCGCCCCGCCGCCGGGGGGGCTCTCGGCCCACCAgaagcttttcctgctggagaaTGCCAAGCTGGCGGGGCTGGCGGCCGAGaagctgccgccgccgccgcccttCGCCCACAAGGAGCGGCTGCCGGGACACCTGGATCAGGTGATGaaggaggcggcggcggcggagcgcgGCGGCCCCCCCAAGGGCCACGGCAAGatggggggcggcggcggcggggcggcggagGGCAAGCCCAAAAACTTTACCTGCGAGGTCTGCGGCAAGGTAAGGGGGGCGCCGGCACGGGgtggggggccgggggcggccggcggcggggccgtgcCTGACCTCGCCTTCCCGGCGCTTCCCCGCAGGTGTTCAACGCGCACTACAACCTCACCCGCCACATGCCGGTGCACACGGGGGCCCGGCCCTTCGTCTGCAAGgtctgcgggaagggcttccgCCAGGCCAGCACCCTGTGCCGGCACAAAATCATCCACACCCAGGTAGGTGGGGGGCAGCCGGGGTGCGGGAGGCGGCGGCCCCCCCTGCTCTCCGCGCAGCCCCCACTGACGGGCCTCTCGCTCCCCTGTGCAGGAGAAACCCCACAAGTGCAACCAGTGCGGAAAAGCGTTCAACAGGAGCTCCACGCTCAACACCCACATCCGCATCCACGCCGGCTACAAACCCTTCGTCTGCGAGTTCTGCGGCAAGGGTTTCCACCAGAAAGGTGAGCTGAGCCGGGGCCCTCGCCCATCATTAGCGGGGATTAAACGGGGCGAGCCCGGCCCGGCTGGGGGAAGCGAGGGGTGCAGGcagagccgccgccgccgctcccaaTTACTTCCCCTCTAAGCCGGGCCGCATCGCCGGGCACTGCTGACGGTTCTCcctaaatgctttttaaatgagAGGTGCCGGGCCTTGGTCCTAATCCAGAGCCCTCCGTTTGCCGCGGGTCAGCGGGCTGACCCTGCCTCTCATTTGTGCCGTGCCAGTTGCGCGCTGCTCCGCGCTGACGCGGACCGAGTTTGACAAGTGGGACGGGGGTGCGGGGGGAGACACTTCCTAATGCCCCCCTTACCTGTGCACCGTGCGACCAGGGCACCCTCGGGTAACccctttttccacctttttccTCCTTCGCAGGCAACTACAAGAACCACAAGCTGACCCACAGCGGAGAGAAGCAGTACAAGTGCACCATTTGCAACAAAGCCTTCCACCAGATCTATAACTTGACTTTCCACATGCACACCCACAATGACAAGAAGCCCTTTACGTGTGTCACTTGCGGGAAAGGATTTTGCAGAAACTTTGATTTAAAGAAGCACGTCCGAAAGTTGCACGACAGCGTCTCCAGCGCTCCTCCGCCGCGGGACCCTGGGCGCAGCGGGCAGAGCTAagggcccggcgcgccgccccATTCGGACCTTCTCCACCAGGCCAGCACTATTTATCCAAACCAGCCTTCGCTTCTCTGTCTTTTCCCCAGCGAGCTCAGCCGCCGGTAGCAAGCGACCCCGAGCCGCAGTTTGTACATAAGAGGAATCTTATTTAACGGCGCGTTGCGCCGCCGGAGCGGGCCAGGAGGGGCCGGGCTGGCCGCCCCCCGCGCCAGGACAGCGCTCTTTATACGTGTCTGTAAATCTCCATTTTAAATGTACGCTCGAATAAGTGAggaatatatatctatatctatatctatcatGGGACAATAAACCGGCCCTTCGCAGGTGTCTCATTTCCCA from Pseudopipra pipra isolate bDixPip1 chromosome 11, bDixPip1.hap1, whole genome shotgun sequence includes the following:
- the FEZF2 gene encoding fez family zinc finger protein 2 — protein: MASPGSLETVMPSSCPRHDGRAAAANPSKTLAFSIERIMAKTSEPKPAFEQRHSGPGPEPGKKPLSLCSPLPCVIPIPPLGYELPSKTLNYSELWKSSLRGGAGLCKANCGVCCKAELALGQPSGRLIKPQVIHQAGAVPAAPRSLYYFNYLDAAYHPADLLHGQLFPAGLLGAPPPGGLSAHQKLFLLENAKLAGLAAEKLPPPPPFAHKERLPGHLDQVMKEAAAAERGGPPKGHGKMGGGGGGAAEGKPKNFTCEVCGKVFNAHYNLTRHMPVHTGARPFVCKVCGKGFRQASTLCRHKIIHTQEKPHKCNQCGKAFNRSSTLNTHIRIHAGYKPFVCEFCGKGFHQKGNYKNHKLTHSGEKQYKCTICNKAFHQIYNLTFHMHTHNDKKPFTCVTCGKGFCRNFDLKKHVRKLHDSVSSAPPPRDPGRSGQS